The following proteins are encoded in a genomic region of Reichenbachiella sp.:
- a CDS encoding C-type lectin domain-containing protein, which yields MNNLRLITMALLMAMISCSDDDESEQQDDGNSTIESYSFTYNETEYEVILEKMSWKEAAAYAKENGGYLAEINSQEEQNTLFTELSKNAGITLTRTTASDGGGASYVWIGGNDMGTEGKWMWDGSNAGSGTQFWQGLADGATVGGLYNNWGDEPDDFEGNQDALGFALTDWPLGVAGEWNDLRDSNRLYFLIEY from the coding sequence ATGAACAATTTACGACTTATTACAATGGCGCTTTTAATGGCAATGATTTCATGCTCTGATGATGACGAGAGCGAACAACAAGATGATGGAAATTCTACTATAGAAAGCTATTCTTTTACGTATAACGAAACTGAGTACGAGGTGATTCTAGAGAAGATGTCATGGAAGGAGGCCGCAGCGTACGCTAAAGAAAATGGAGGGTACTTAGCTGAAATTAATTCACAAGAAGAGCAAAACACCCTGTTCACAGAACTCTCGAAGAATGCGGGAATAACGCTGACAAGAACCACGGCTAGCGATGGAGGAGGAGCTTCTTATGTATGGATCGGAGGAAATGATATGGGCACGGAAGGGAAATGGATGTGGGATGGAAGCAATGCTGGTAGTGGCACTCAGTTTTGGCAAGGATTAGCCGATGGCGCGACTGTCGGAGGGCTATATAACAACTGGGGTGATGAGCCTGATGATTTTGAGGGAAATCAAGATGCCTTAGGGTTCGCACTTACCGATTGGCCATTAGGTGTGGCTGGAGAATGGAATGATTTGCGCGATTCCAACAGGCTTTACTTTCTTATCGAATACTAA